A region from the Cellvibrio sp. PSBB006 genome encodes:
- a CDS encoding site-specific integrase yields the protein MATQSAKTKLSKIEFKVESKSAYSIYLNSLAATGRKSMKTLLHQSASILGSKGLVEHHDWSMLTFEKVHLIRSVFTEAGYAVNSVNLALAGLKGIAKTAFNLGQIDADTMLRINSVKSLKGNAVRTGRRLSKDEIAKLLGACNTIHCPAVRTRNHAILLVGIGAGLRCSEICALNLYDIDFKNGLLIVREGKGRKSRQIYLAKEILHALNKWREYRSEVSGPLFCKITKNGEVIGNRLSPSGLNYTLYILQQLSGVEKFTPHDLRRTFITQLLEKGIDLNTVRQLAGHSDVSTTVTYDKRDEDWQKNVSQAIKI from the coding sequence ATGGCTACACAATCAGCAAAAACCAAATTATCAAAGATAGAATTTAAAGTTGAAAGCAAATCAGCCTATTCCATTTACCTCAATAGCCTGGCAGCGACTGGAAGAAAGTCCATGAAAACTTTACTACATCAGTCTGCGTCAATTCTTGGGAGCAAAGGATTGGTTGAGCATCACGATTGGAGCATGCTGACTTTTGAAAAGGTTCATCTTATTAGATCTGTGTTCACCGAAGCTGGATATGCAGTTAATAGTGTCAACTTGGCTTTAGCAGGGTTGAAAGGTATAGCAAAAACGGCATTCAACCTAGGTCAAATCGATGCAGACACTATGCTGCGTATAAATTCGGTAAAGTCCCTGAAAGGAAATGCTGTAAGAACCGGTAGACGACTATCAAAAGATGAAATTGCTAAGCTACTTGGGGCTTGCAATACCATCCACTGCCCCGCCGTGAGAACACGTAATCACGCGATTTTACTCGTTGGCATCGGTGCCGGCCTACGTTGCTCAGAAATCTGTGCACTTAATTTATACGATATTGATTTTAAAAATGGCTTATTAATCGTAAGAGAGGGAAAGGGAAGGAAATCTCGTCAAATTTATTTAGCGAAAGAAATATTACATGCATTAAATAAATGGAGGGAATATCGGAGTGAGGTCAGCGGCCCGCTGTTTTGCAAAATCACTAAAAACGGGGAAGTTATTGGCAATAGATTATCACCGAGTGGACTTAATTATACATTGTATATTCTACAGCAACTATCCGGTGTCGAGAAATTTACGCCGCACGATCTGCGTAGAACATTTATAACCCAATTACTTGAAAAGGGAATTGATCTAAATACCGTTAGACAATTAGCTGGACACAGTGACGTAAGTACGACGGTAACCTATGACAAACGGGACGAGGACTGGCAGAAAAACGTTTCCCAAGCAATAAAAATCTAA
- the radC gene encoding DNA repair protein RadC, which produces MKRSVEKICSPFTPESNEVQITPGISDTQILYWAERILQKRFERSNYLTSPDATREFLRVTFADDHRELFAMILLDNQHSVIGYEILFLGTIDGAAVYPREVVKTALNYNAAAVIFTHNHPSGVAEPSQADRAITARLKNALDIVDIQTLDHLVVGGTHIVSFAERGLIDA; this is translated from the coding sequence ATGAAACGATCCGTAGAGAAAATTTGCTCGCCCTTCACACCAGAATCTAACGAGGTCCAAATCACACCCGGAATTTCAGACACCCAAATTCTTTATTGGGCAGAGCGAATACTCCAGAAACGCTTCGAACGCAGCAATTACCTGACTAGTCCAGATGCGACAAGAGAGTTCTTGCGGGTCACATTTGCCGATGATCATCGAGAGTTATTTGCGATGATCCTTCTGGACAATCAACACAGCGTAATCGGCTACGAGATATTGTTCCTCGGCACCATCGACGGTGCAGCTGTTTATCCGAGAGAAGTCGTTAAGACTGCGCTCAACTACAACGCCGCTGCCGTCATCTTTACTCACAACCATCCAAGCGGTGTAGCAGAGCCCAGCCAAGCCGATAGGGCGATCACGGCTCGATTGAAGAACGCACTAGATATAGTAGATATTCAGACTCTTGATCATCTGGTCGTCGGCGGTACGCACATCGTCAGCTTCGCAGAGCGGGGGCTGATAGACGCATAG
- a CDS encoding AHH domain-containing protein, which translates to MQVGESIAIPVPHQVGMNDDCPFCPIEKGKQYKTYKGSDNKSETLEKIMEKPANLNQHQANAWPHDGKVHSSREDIESRYKHPTYGFYEFQAHHLISGKQALQGHKVEQWIDKSQGKIEEDTGYTVNGSLNGIWAPSWPKEFRSGAFEGQWTTGEVDIQEVADHVMKAAKCQFHLGAHNIGDPLDPGQTKHMRYDNWLKKQLTQINLRMWGWSRKCPLCSENGERKKPPFQPNEKINKALNKLSYHAQEQLTAPRKMWFIFLSRLALNYHAQVCDHPIPGRKADSK; encoded by the coding sequence ATGCAAGTCGGTGAGTCTATCGCCATACCGGTGCCGCACCAAGTAGGAATGAATGATGATTGTCCTTTTTGTCCTATCGAAAAGGGCAAGCAATACAAGACGTATAAAGGATCGGACAATAAATCAGAAACTCTTGAAAAGATAATGGAGAAGCCTGCCAATCTTAATCAGCATCAAGCGAACGCTTGGCCCCACGATGGAAAGGTACATTCTAGTCGAGAAGACATAGAGTCGCGATATAAACATCCCACTTACGGGTTCTATGAATTTCAAGCCCACCATCTAATTTCGGGAAAGCAGGCCTTACAAGGCCACAAAGTCGAACAATGGATCGATAAATCTCAGGGTAAAATTGAGGAAGATACTGGCTATACAGTTAACGGTTCTCTTAACGGTATATGGGCGCCGTCGTGGCCCAAGGAATTTCGTTCCGGAGCGTTTGAAGGGCAATGGACGACCGGGGAAGTCGATATACAAGAAGTTGCAGATCATGTAATGAAGGCGGCTAAATGTCAGTTCCATCTGGGGGCTCATAATATCGGTGATCCTCTTGATCCTGGTCAGACCAAGCACATGCGGTATGATAATTGGTTAAAGAAACAGCTTACTCAGATTAATTTGAGAATGTGGGGATGGTCACGAAAGTGTCCGTTATGCAGTGAAAATGGTGAGCGAAAAAAACCACCATTCCAGCCGAACGAAAAGATAAACAAAGCACTAAATAAACTTTCATACCACGCTCAAGAGCAGCTGACAGCGCCTAGGAAAATGTGGTTTATATTCTTGTCCCGATTAGCATTAAATTATCATGCTCAGGTCTGTGATCACCCCATTCCTGGTAGAAAGGCAGACAGCAAATAG
- a CDS encoding helix-turn-helix domain-containing protein, producing MDILVCFGKAVKLRRVEVDLTQEALADKAGLARSFVSGIERGATKASIESVWRLANALDCSPSDLWVVAERLYFSYK from the coding sequence ATGGATATTCTTGTCTGTTTTGGGAAAGCAGTTAAACTGCGGAGAGTTGAGGTGGATCTGACCCAAGAGGCTTTGGCTGACAAGGCGGGTCTGGCGAGATCATTTGTTTCGGGGATTGAACGGGGTGCTACAAAAGCTTCTATTGAGAGTGTATGGCGATTGGCTAATGCATTGGACTGTAGCCCCTCAGATCTATGGGTTGTTGCTGAACGGTTGTACTTCTCCTATAAGTAA
- a CDS encoding DUF4339 domain-containing protein has translation MNTQEQPSIQPEAKPWFYEKNGQRMGGISEEKIIELINSQSLSYGTAVWRQGFPEWMAIENTELRAHLEKVVPPPLTGDKVDSTVVWILAFAPILGLVLEYMVAFAMNSGNEYLAEYAMQNAEFWYVTVILNIALSIWDESRLKNAGINTTAFRGWVWLVPVYLFQRAKILKQNNAYFIVWIVCFILSLLSI, from the coding sequence ATGAACACACAAGAACAACCCTCAATCCAACCCGAAGCAAAACCCTGGTTCTACGAAAAGAACGGCCAACGCATGGGAGGTATTTCAGAGGAGAAAATTATCGAATTAATAAACAGCCAATCACTGTCTTACGGCACCGCTGTATGGCGCCAAGGCTTTCCAGAATGGATGGCCATTGAAAATACTGAATTGCGCGCACATCTGGAAAAAGTGGTCCCACCACCATTGACGGGAGATAAAGTCGACAGCACGGTCGTATGGATACTGGCCTTCGCTCCAATCCTGGGGCTCGTGCTTGAATACATGGTTGCCTTCGCCATGAATTCCGGTAACGAGTATCTAGCAGAATACGCCATGCAAAACGCCGAGTTCTGGTATGTCACCGTGATTCTTAATATAGCGCTGTCAATCTGGGATGAAAGCAGGCTGAAAAACGCAGGCATAAATACTACTGCTTTTAGAGGCTGGGTATGGCTCGTACCGGTATATCTTTTTCAAAGAGCTAAGATACTGAAGCAAAATAACGCATACTTTATCGTTTGGATAGTGTGTTTTATTTTATCCCTCTTAAGCATTTAG
- a CDS encoding imm11 family protein, producing MYFWIREDWRRSDTVIGTPDIGDDEIDFLLGVPILKNFKMPVEFETTYQSGDSPHQYFDYGTCIPAVGEMFLKALQKAGVDNFQAFPAILKNFAEGSVWENYYALNVIGMVNATDLDNSHYDEIMGGNDEGMPALGSFTVLALKEEKLHSFDMFREPIGGNLIFSERLWNVLDVFSPPGGYGIIAHEVILT from the coding sequence ATGTACTTTTGGATACGCGAAGATTGGCGGCGCAGTGATACGGTCATAGGTACTCCTGATATTGGTGATGACGAAATCGATTTTTTGTTGGGTGTTCCGATTCTTAAGAATTTCAAAATGCCTGTAGAGTTCGAAACAACCTATCAATCAGGTGATAGTCCCCACCAATATTTTGATTATGGTACCTGTATTCCTGCTGTGGGCGAGATGTTTTTGAAGGCGTTGCAGAAGGCCGGAGTGGACAATTTTCAAGCTTTTCCCGCGATCTTAAAGAACTTCGCTGAGGGGAGTGTATGGGAAAATTATTATGCTCTAAATGTGATCGGTATGGTAAATGCTACAGATCTTGATAACTCACACTACGATGAAATCATGGGGGGGAATGACGAGGGCATGCCGGCGCTAGGATCATTTACAGTGCTGGCGCTGAAAGAGGAAAAGCTTCATTCTTTTGATATGTTTCGCGAGCCCATAGGTGGCAATCTTATTTTTTCGGAGCGGTTGTGGAATGTGCTGGATGTATTTTCACCGCCCGGAGGATACGGAATTATTGCGCATGAAGTGATACTTACTTAG
- a CDS encoding RHS repeat domain-containing protein — MKTLHFIVITCLLMFATSASAVEQITFYHNDAAGSPIAATDDSGNLLWDQAYDAWGVPIPSPSGDPRGFTGASRDSDTRLSDLQARWYSPELGRMLAMDPVSFHEGNIQSFNLYAYGNNNPYRYDDPNGESPKEFLFETVPAFGQSMYAMGQVFVGLATNDWAMYYAGGDRLRELQSSNIDALVSGVSPPLVGDAFKLARNADKIQDRLPDNALVCRGGTCTADRFASGSGVKTDAAGKLDGVSVNSASGRTLEDLTVGIPHPQVGVTTVGDVRRAGGDVVPSPTRNNPYHATMKGITPQQAQDLMTPTKKNPHKR; from the coding sequence ATGAAAACGCTACACTTCATTGTAATCACATGTCTGCTGATGTTTGCGACGTCAGCGAGCGCTGTTGAGCAGATCACCTTCTATCACAACGATGCGGCAGGATCACCGATTGCCGCCACAGACGACTCCGGAAATTTATTATGGGATCAAGCTTATGATGCTTGGGGAGTACCCATTCCCAGCCCATCCGGTGATCCCAGAGGCTTTACCGGGGCGTCGCGCGATTCAGATACTAGGTTATCTGATTTACAAGCCCGGTGGTACAGCCCTGAGCTCGGACGCATGCTGGCGATGGACCCTGTCAGCTTCCATGAAGGGAACATCCAAAGTTTTAACCTTTATGCTTACGGGAATAACAACCCCTATCGCTACGACGATCCAAACGGCGAGTCACCCAAAGAATTTTTATTTGAAACAGTCCCTGCCTTTGGGCAGTCCATGTATGCGATGGGACAAGTATTCGTCGGATTAGCGACGAATGACTGGGCAATGTATTATGCAGGTGGTGACAGGTTACGGGAGTTACAATCCAGCAATATTGATGCGCTTGTGTCCGGGGTTTCGCCACCCTTAGTGGGTGATGCATTTAAGTTAGCAAGGAATGCCGACAAGATTCAAGATAGGCTTCCAGACAACGCGCTGGTTTGCCGTGGTGGAACATGTACAGCCGATAGATTTGCCAGTGGATCAGGCGTAAAAACCGACGCCGCAGGTAAACTTGATGGCGTATCAGTTAATAGTGCTTCAGGGCGGACATTGGAGGATTTAACTGTCGGGATTCCTCATCCGCAGGTTGGGGTCACTACAGTTGGGGATGTTCGAAGGGCGGGTGGAGACGTTGTGCCATCGCCCACAAGGAACAATCCGTATCATGCAACAATGAAGGGTATCACTCCTCAGCAGGCTCAGGACTTGATGACTCCAACGAAAAAAAATCCACACAAGAGATAA
- a CDS encoding RHS repeat domain-containing protein: MKTLGYLLLSVLLVSANQVLANTIRDYYEEPGINPFKHLAHQDFIENVDTFSGMLLVGITSIHIPGNGGFDLSIRHTYSTPAVIGGERTAYGYGWNVHFGRIVANTADATKICSQSLWATSTTDNPSLELPDGSRQLLVLADNHSPDLITKDWWSADCVSGGLVVRSPEGTEYHMDYVNTVGDVHSIYATYVEDTNGNSMSIDYGSNSAGFVYIEDITTSDGRSVQFSYDDVNNGDIRLSEIQANGQVWEFDYAFPSGASQPPPQLTRITRPDNLDWEFDYNGVSTSGNPGELAINKITSPYGGEIDYTYDYVVFATGVWNTPTTVVATKEMSGPGIDSGTWSYSYVPGHSSGTGYDETTVYTPDGIQQHYHYGYSSVGSGNVWATGLKAAERLYTNTGSVIEQIQYNYTALQISTENFWHGRDTLRVDTATYLPLLSERIHYRESRGTTTTYSNFTSYGDPQTVVETATTTGASNREKSYVYSNNSSRWILGLVLEEEITRVTDAPIDTWLNEYTYDANGNMLTESKLGILTTYTYTSEGDVSTVTDANNNTTTYSNYYRGIARSELLPEGVSISRTVNSDGTLASVTDPRGYLYSYTWDSLNRLTGIDYPINADVNVDYFADRKELTRGNFKETITMDGFGRDLNVKREDIVTLDTVEVTKTRDSLGRVVFQSYPNSTNGTTTEYDEYNRVVREAHADGADKTYAYPNASDVIVTDENGHVTTRRYDHVGTMSGSEELSAIYSPETINTLIARNGIGQIWRVFQGAAQSGGGTLGLARYYRHNSQGLLIEEEHPETGITVYTYDAAGNVLTKEVGISGIIERFTYDDLNRLDTVSYSDLTPGVTYQYDNASNVTNIDNTLAERAYAYDQNGNLTAESLLVGGREYEIVYGIDSLDFIDTVTYPSSRIVTYSPNALGRATAASPYVTQITHHPNGMPALMTLSNGLSTSYSQDLRRRLSNINTGNISGDVVDLIYSYDDGFNVTAITDGIGTLHDRTLTYDDINRLSTAAGLWGNETLTYDALGNIEVRDRNGIYQEYYYNNMLLTNRVFPTYFLNVTHDDRGNVTSDGINYFDYSGNGRLTTAYVGTATINYQYDGAGMRTLRSDASSTTHYLYTKTGLLLGEYNPAGGFDEYVYVGTKPVAKINEDTAIVGVP; the protein is encoded by the coding sequence ATGAAGACTCTCGGCTATCTATTGCTTTCAGTTTTGCTTGTGAGTGCTAATCAGGTGCTCGCTAATACGATTCGTGATTACTATGAAGAACCAGGCATCAATCCTTTTAAGCACCTTGCTCATCAAGATTTTATCGAGAACGTGGATACCTTCTCGGGCATGTTGCTAGTGGGTATCACCAGTATTCACATCCCCGGGAATGGGGGGTTTGACTTGAGTATCCGTCACACCTACTCAACACCTGCGGTTATTGGTGGAGAACGTACGGCTTATGGCTACGGCTGGAATGTACATTTCGGTCGTATCGTCGCGAACACCGCGGATGCAACAAAGATCTGTAGCCAGAGCCTCTGGGCGACATCAACAACAGACAATCCATCGCTGGAGCTACCTGATGGTAGTCGTCAACTGCTCGTCTTGGCCGATAACCACAGTCCTGATTTAATCACAAAGGATTGGTGGTCAGCCGACTGCGTTTCGGGAGGGCTTGTTGTGAGATCGCCCGAGGGTACCGAATATCATATGGACTATGTCAATACGGTTGGCGATGTCCATAGCATTTATGCGACTTATGTGGAGGACACCAATGGTAATTCGATGTCAATTGATTATGGTTCGAATTCAGCTGGGTTTGTTTATATCGAAGATATCACAACGAGCGATGGCCGCTCTGTGCAGTTTTCCTACGATGATGTAAACAACGGAGACATTCGTCTTTCAGAAATCCAGGCTAATGGGCAAGTATGGGAATTTGACTATGCCTTTCCCAGCGGCGCATCGCAGCCGCCACCCCAACTGACACGTATCACTCGCCCGGATAATCTTGATTGGGAGTTTGATTACAATGGTGTATCAACTAGCGGTAATCCTGGTGAACTTGCGATCAACAAAATTACGTCGCCCTACGGTGGCGAAATCGACTACACCTATGATTACGTCGTCTTCGCTACAGGTGTGTGGAATACACCGACCACCGTGGTTGCGACGAAAGAGATGAGTGGACCGGGAATCGACTCAGGCACCTGGTCTTACAGCTATGTACCGGGTCATTCAAGCGGAACAGGATATGACGAAACAACGGTATATACGCCGGACGGCATCCAGCAACACTACCATTATGGTTACTCATCGGTGGGTAGCGGCAATGTCTGGGCGACTGGATTGAAAGCGGCAGAACGGTTATACACCAACACCGGAAGCGTTATTGAACAGATTCAATACAACTATACAGCGCTACAAATTTCCACGGAAAATTTCTGGCATGGTCGCGACACGCTTCGAGTAGATACCGCGACCTATCTTCCGCTTTTGTCTGAACGTATTCACTATCGCGAGTCTCGCGGCACAACGACAACCTATTCCAACTTTACCAGTTATGGTGATCCACAAACCGTCGTTGAGACCGCCACAACCACGGGGGCATCGAATCGGGAGAAATCTTATGTATATAGTAATAATTCGTCCCGCTGGATTTTAGGGTTGGTATTGGAAGAAGAAATCACGCGTGTTACTGATGCGCCCATCGATACCTGGTTGAATGAATACACCTACGATGCGAATGGCAATATGTTGACAGAGAGCAAACTGGGTATCCTGACGACCTATACCTACACATCGGAAGGAGACGTCAGCACAGTCACTGACGCAAACAATAACACTACAACCTATAGCAATTACTATCGTGGCATTGCTCGCTCTGAACTCTTGCCCGAAGGCGTATCCATCAGCCGCACTGTAAACAGTGACGGTACGTTAGCCAGCGTCACTGATCCCAGAGGTTATCTATACAGCTATACCTGGGATTCATTGAATCGCCTTACCGGTATTGACTATCCGATCAATGCTGACGTCAATGTTGACTATTTTGCTGACCGAAAGGAACTGACTCGCGGGAATTTCAAAGAAACGATCACAATGGATGGGTTTGGTCGCGATCTAAATGTGAAGCGAGAAGACATAGTGACGCTTGATACGGTTGAAGTCACCAAAACGCGCGACAGTTTGGGAAGAGTGGTTTTCCAAAGCTATCCAAACAGCACCAACGGAACGACCACGGAATACGATGAATACAACCGCGTTGTTCGGGAGGCCCACGCTGATGGTGCTGATAAAACCTACGCTTATCCTAATGCCAGTGACGTGATCGTTACAGACGAAAATGGTCATGTGACAACCCGGCGATACGACCACGTAGGAACCATGTCAGGATCAGAGGAGCTAAGCGCTATTTATTCGCCCGAGACCATTAATACATTGATAGCTCGAAATGGTATTGGACAAATTTGGCGGGTGTTCCAGGGTGCAGCACAATCCGGTGGCGGTACGTTGGGCTTGGCCCGCTACTACCGTCATAACAGTCAAGGCTTACTGATAGAAGAGGAACATCCGGAAACCGGCATCACGGTGTATACCTATGATGCAGCGGGTAATGTTCTGACAAAAGAAGTGGGTATCAGCGGTATTATTGAAAGGTTCACATATGACGATCTAAATCGTTTGGATACCGTTAGTTATTCTGATTTAACACCTGGCGTAACCTATCAATACGACAATGCCTCTAACGTTACTAATATCGATAACACGCTTGCTGAGCGCGCCTATGCGTACGATCAGAACGGCAACCTAACAGCAGAATCGTTATTAGTGGGTGGCCGAGAATACGAAATCGTTTACGGTATTGATTCGCTTGATTTCATCGATACCGTCACCTACCCGAGTTCGCGCATTGTTACCTACAGCCCAAATGCGTTAGGACGAGCAACGGCAGCTTCACCTTATGTCACTCAGATAACCCACCATCCTAATGGCATGCCCGCGCTAATGACATTATCGAACGGTCTCTCGACGAGCTATTCACAGGATTTGCGCCGGCGGCTCAGTAATATCAATACCGGCAATATCAGCGGGGACGTCGTAGATCTCATCTATAGCTACGATGACGGGTTTAACGTGACAGCAATTACTGACGGGATAGGTACTCTTCACGACCGAACGTTGACCTATGACGATATCAATCGATTATCGACGGCAGCAGGATTGTGGGGCAACGAAACGCTTACGTATGACGCCCTGGGTAACATAGAAGTTCGGGATCGCAATGGAATCTATCAAGAGTACTACTACAACAACATGCTGTTGACCAACAGGGTGTTCCCTACGTATTTCTTGAATGTAACGCACGATGACCGAGGGAATGTCACCAGCGATGGGATCAATTATTTTGACTACAGCGGTAATGGACGTTTAACCACGGCCTATGTTGGTACGGCCACTATAAATTATCAATATGATGGTGCAGGCATGCGAACGCTACGATCAGATGCCAGCTCAACAACCCACTACCTTTACACCAAAACGGGCTTGCTTTTGGGTGAATACAACCCCGCCGGTGGATTTGATGAGTATGTGTATGTAGGTACCAAACCTGTTGCGAAGATCAATGAAGACACTGCCATCGTTGGCGTACCCTGA